A genomic stretch from Thermomonospora umbrina includes:
- a CDS encoding anti-sigma factor family protein, giving the protein MTCLGERLTALVDDELDHDERDRALAHLAGCRTCREEADTLRRLKSRLRGLSTPPRPAAPDVPDADFLKRLVALGEPPGSSEKSESSERFGGPRPPGPGVPEWREPSGAPRRRPGAAVAPPPGRRPLGPARPLTPRPYDNRPSPRAGAAMAARRRIPRRYLAAGAAAMVLGLGTTSYVAGGRADQGPSVVPAFDRMEAEHALTNGVIPLTETSPVPARP; this is encoded by the coding sequence GTGACTTGTCTGGGGGAGCGTCTGACCGCACTGGTCGACGACGAGTTGGATCATGACGAGCGCGATCGCGCGCTCGCCCATCTCGCCGGCTGCCGCACGTGCCGGGAGGAGGCCGACACGCTGCGCCGGCTCAAGAGCCGATTGCGCGGGTTGTCCACGCCCCCGCGTCCCGCGGCCCCCGACGTGCCCGACGCCGACTTCCTCAAGCGCCTGGTCGCCTTGGGCGAGCCGCCCGGCTCCTCCGAGAAGTCCGAGTCCTCCGAACGCTTCGGGGGGCCGCGACCGCCCGGTCCCGGCGTACCGGAGTGGCGGGAGCCGTCCGGCGCGCCGCGGCGCAGGCCCGGGGCCGCCGTCGCCCCGCCGCCGGGCCGACGTCCGCTGGGCCCCGCGCGTCCCCTCACCCCCCGGCCGTACGACAACCGCCCGTCGCCCCGCGCCGGCGCCGCGATGGCGGCCCGGCGTCGCATTCCACGCCGTTATCTGGCCGCCGGCGCGGCCGCCATGGTCCTCGGACTCGGCACCACCTCGTACGTCGCCGGCGGGCGGGCCGATCAGGGCCCGTCGGTCGTCCCGGCGTTCGACCGGATGGAGGCCGAGCACGCGCTGACGAATGGCGTGATCCCTCTCACGGAGACCTCGCCCGTCCCGGCACGACCGTGA
- the sigE gene encoding RNA polymerase sigma factor SigE — MNVAALSLTGGVAARDREHAPEAHWEPPSWDEVVREHSARVYRLAYRLTGNPHDAEDLTQEVFVRVFRSLSNYTPGTFEGWLHRITTNLFLDMARRRQRIRFEGLADDAAERLHGREPTPAQAFDDRNFDADVQSALDALAPEYRAAVVLCDIEGLSYEEIAATLGVKLGTVRSRIHRGRAQLRAALEHRAPRRMAAAESR; from the coding sequence ATGAACGTGGCGGCACTCTCGCTGACGGGGGGAGTCGCGGCCCGTGACCGCGAGCACGCGCCGGAGGCCCACTGGGAGCCGCCGTCGTGGGACGAGGTCGTGCGCGAGCACTCGGCCCGGGTGTACCGGCTGGCCTACCGGCTGACCGGCAATCCCCACGACGCCGAGGACCTCACGCAGGAGGTCTTCGTCCGGGTGTTCCGCTCCCTGTCGAACTACACGCCGGGCACCTTCGAGGGCTGGCTGCACCGCATCACCACCAACCTGTTCCTCGACATGGCGCGCCGCAGGCAGCGCATCAGGTTCGAGGGGCTGGCCGACGACGCCGCCGAACGGCTGCACGGCCGTGAGCCGACCCCGGCCCAGGCGTTCGACGACCGCAACTTCGACGCCGACGTGCAGTCGGCGCTGGACGCGCTGGCGCCCGAATACCGTGCCGCCGTGGTCCTGTGCGACATCGAGGGTCTCTCCTACGAGGAGATCGCCGCCACGCTGGGCGTCAAGCTCGGCACCGTGCGCAGCCGCATCCATCGGGGGCGTGCGCAACTGCGGGCGGCCCTGGAGCACCGCGCGCCGCGCCGCATGGCGGCGGCCGAGAGCCGCTGA
- a CDS encoding O-methyltransferase: MEEYLPEDEALLNARRLGEEVGAVPIGPAGGAALRFLTAVLDARTVVEIGSGCGVSGIWMLRGMRSDGVLTSVDLEVANQRLAKDAYAAAGFSPSRTRMIVGRALDVLPRLTDGAYDMVFCDAAKQEYPEYLTAALRLLRPGGVVAFDNALWHDRVADPARRDPETLAIREVGRLIRDDDRLVPMLLPVGDGLLCALKRA, from the coding sequence GTGGAGGAGTACCTCCCCGAGGACGAGGCGCTGCTCAACGCCCGGCGGCTCGGCGAGGAGGTCGGCGCGGTGCCGATCGGCCCGGCGGGCGGCGCCGCCCTGCGGTTCCTGACCGCGGTGCTGGACGCCCGCACGGTGGTCGAGATCGGCTCCGGATGCGGCGTCTCGGGCATCTGGATGCTGCGCGGGATGCGCTCGGACGGCGTGCTGACCAGTGTGGACCTCGAGGTGGCCAACCAGCGGCTGGCCAAGGACGCGTACGCGGCGGCGGGCTTCAGCCCCTCCCGCACCCGCATGATCGTCGGGCGTGCCCTGGACGTGCTGCCCCGGCTCACCGACGGGGCCTACGACATGGTGTTCTGCGACGCCGCCAAGCAGGAGTACCCCGAGTACCTGACGGCGGCGCTGCGGTTGTTGCGGCCTGGTGGCGTGGTCGCGTTCGACAACGCGCTGTGGCACGACCGCGTCGCGGACCCGGCGCGGCGCGACCCGGAGACGCTGGCGATCCGCGAGGTCGGGCGGCTCATCCGCGACGACGACCGGCTGGTGCCGATGCTGCTGCCGGTCGGCGACGGGCTGCTCTGCGCCCTGAAGCGCGCCTGA
- a CDS encoding leucyl aminopeptidase, giving the protein MPIHTRISTATGTPGTAALTEGAELLALPVRPGPEVDPAALGVTAPVDLAALLAFHDAKGEAGEVVACPLTLGDRPAELLLYGVGDGSASALRKAGATVARRAKGRRGLVVAAPEGGDLAAFAEGALLASYEFWIGEAPRKRSVGALTVLTADPAAAAAVERGATIASATALARDLANTPSTDKTPAWLAERAAEIAARAGLRVRVRDERALRDEGFGGLIAVGSGSVRPPRLIELTYEPDGGAERHLVLVGKGITFDSGGLSLKPNDNMKTMKTDMAAGGVVLAVMGALRDLGVRVRVTGLVAAAENMPSGTAMRPSDVITHYGGRTSEVLNTDAEGRLVLADALAYADAVLEPDAVVDMATLTGAAKVALGLRYGALFATDDALAAGLAEAGDGCGEPVWRLPLVEDYRVAIESDVADVANIERRGFGGGAIMAALFLREFVGDRPWAHLDIAGPGRSTSDDAEITKGATGYGARLLLSWLTGRH; this is encoded by the coding sequence ATGCCGATCCACACCCGGATCAGCACCGCGACCGGCACGCCGGGCACGGCCGCGCTCACCGAGGGGGCCGAGCTGCTGGCCCTGCCCGTCCGCCCGGGCCCCGAGGTCGACCCCGCCGCCCTGGGTGTCACGGCCCCCGTGGACCTGGCCGCTCTGCTGGCGTTCCACGACGCCAAGGGCGAGGCCGGAGAGGTCGTCGCCTGCCCGCTCACCCTCGGCGACCGCCCCGCCGAGCTGCTGCTGTACGGGGTCGGCGACGGCTCCGCGAGCGCGCTCCGCAAGGCGGGCGCCACGGTGGCCCGCCGCGCCAAGGGACGGCGGGGCCTGGTCGTGGCCGCCCCCGAGGGCGGTGACCTCGCCGCGTTCGCCGAGGGCGCGCTGCTGGCCTCGTACGAGTTCTGGATCGGCGAGGCCCCGCGCAAGCGCTCGGTCGGCGCCCTCACGGTGCTCACCGCCGACCCCGCCGCCGCCGCGGCGGTCGAACGCGGTGCGACGATCGCCTCCGCGACCGCGCTGGCCCGCGACCTGGCCAACACCCCCTCCACCGACAAGACCCCGGCCTGGCTGGCCGAGCGGGCCGCCGAGATCGCCGCGCGCGCGGGCCTGCGGGTCCGGGTCCGCGACGAGCGGGCGCTCCGCGACGAGGGCTTCGGCGGGCTGATCGCGGTCGGGTCCGGGTCGGTGCGCCCGCCCCGGCTGATCGAGCTGACCTACGAGCCCGACGGCGGCGCGGAGCGCCACCTGGTGCTGGTCGGCAAGGGCATCACGTTCGACAGCGGCGGGCTGTCGCTCAAGCCCAACGACAACATGAAGACGATGAAGACCGACATGGCCGCCGGCGGCGTGGTCCTGGCGGTCATGGGGGCGCTGCGCGACCTCGGCGTACGGGTCCGGGTCACCGGGCTGGTGGCGGCGGCCGAGAACATGCCGTCCGGCACCGCCATGCGCCCCAGCGACGTCATCACCCACTACGGGGGCCGCACCTCGGAGGTCCTCAACACCGACGCCGAGGGGCGGCTCGTCCTGGCCGACGCGCTCGCGTACGCCGACGCCGTCCTGGAGCCCGACGCCGTGGTCGACATGGCCACCCTCACCGGGGCCGCCAAGGTCGCGCTGGGCCTGCGGTACGGCGCGCTGTTCGCCACCGACGACGCGCTGGCCGCCGGCCTCGCCGAGGCGGGCGACGGCTGCGGCGAGCCGGTGTGGCGGCTTCCCCTGGTGGAGGACTACCGGGTCGCGATCGAGTCCGACGTCGCCGACGTGGCCAACATCGAACGGCGCGGCTTCGGCGGCGGCGCGATCATGGCGGCCCTGTTCCTGCGCGAGTTCGTCGGGGACCGCCCGTGGGCCCATCTCGACATCGCCGGGCCCGGCCGCTCGACCTCCGACGACGCCGAGATCACCAAGGGCGCCACCGGCTACGGCGCCCGCCTCCTGCTGTCCTGGCTGACCGGCCGGCACTGA
- a CDS encoding DUF3117 domain-containing protein, protein MAAMKPRTGDGPLEVTKEGRGIVMRVPLEGGGRLVVELSAEEASELGDALKNVVG, encoded by the coding sequence ATGGCGGCGATGAAGCCGCGGACGGGTGACGGTCCGCTCGAAGTGACCAAGGAGGGGCGTGGCATCGTGATGCGCGTCCCGCTGGAGGGTGGCGGACGCCTCGTCGTCGAGCTCTCCGCCGAAGAGGCCAGCGAGTTGGGCGACGCTCTCAAGAACGTCGTCGGCTGA
- a CDS encoding ABC transporter ATP-binding protein, whose protein sequence is MTLMDLRPGPARVEHVAETTGLVKAHGAVEALRGVSIGFARGEFTAILGPPGSGKSTLLHCMAGLEPVTSGRVVIAGTDVTRLSAGRLAKLRRDRLGFVFREFNLLPLLTVEENIRLTGRLASRRIDEEWFATLVDALGLRERLGQRPADLSDGRRQRVAMARALVNRPEVVLADEPTGDLDAVSGREVLSFLRGAVDAYGQTVVMVTQDPTVASYADRILHLNDGRLVDEPAGAPMSLFPERLSA, encoded by the coding sequence ATGACTCTGATGGACCTCCGGCCCGGGCCGGCGCGAGTGGAACATGTGGCCGAGACCACCGGCCTGGTGAAGGCCCACGGCGCGGTGGAGGCGCTGCGCGGCGTCTCGATCGGGTTCGCCCGGGGCGAGTTCACCGCGATCCTGGGCCCCCCGGGTTCGGGCAAGTCGACGCTGCTGCACTGCATGGCCGGACTGGAGCCCGTCACGTCGGGCCGGGTGGTGATCGCCGGAACGGACGTCACCCGGCTGTCGGCGGGGCGGCTGGCCAAGCTGCGGCGCGACCGGCTGGGGTTCGTGTTCCGGGAGTTCAACCTGTTGCCGCTGTTGACGGTCGAGGAGAACATCCGGCTGACCGGCCGGCTGGCGTCCCGACGGATCGACGAGGAGTGGTTCGCCACCCTGGTCGACGCACTGGGCCTGCGCGAACGGCTGGGGCAACGGCCCGCCGACCTGTCGGACGGCCGCCGGCAGCGGGTGGCGATGGCCCGCGCGCTGGTGAACCGGCCCGAGGTGGTGCTCGCCGACGAGCCGACCGGCGACCTGGACGCCGTCTCCGGTCGCGAGGTGCTGAGCTTCCTGCGGGGCGCGGTGGACGCGTACGGCCAGACTGTGGTGATGGTCACGCAAGACCCGACGGTCGCCTCGTACGCGGACAGGATCCTGCACCTCAACGACGGACGACTCGTCGACGAGCCCGCCGGCGCCCCGATGAGCCTGTTCCCGGAGCGCCTGAGCGCCTGA
- a CDS encoding MFS transporter: MALGGAFGRLWTAGTISGLGDGVTQIAGALLAVSLTRDPISVSGVMVAQLLPWLLFGLPGGVLVDRLDRRRLMIAACVVRVAALAPLGLAVAADRASLPLLYGVFFLVGCAGLLFDGASATAVPALVAPERLEQANGRLQATKVVCEQLVSRPLGGGLFVLAAWAPFVVDAGALLSVIALVLTLPALDRTSDTAARPVGLRTAIADGARWLRDHRLLRTVTLTVGLSNVGLGSVFSVMVLVAHERLGLGAVGYGLLLATAAVGGVAGGMLTGRIVAALGPGTTLRLGLLLEMAAYAGLASTRDVLVAVLILLPFTAHLAVFSAVGASLRQTLVPADLLGRVHAAYRLVGTAGMFLGAVLGGLLAERFGLAAPFWLGLGCAAVFTTGAWRRLNDRDIRAAREGVGG, encoded by the coding sequence ATGGCGCTCGGCGGGGCTTTCGGCAGACTCTGGACGGCCGGCACGATCTCGGGCCTGGGCGACGGGGTCACGCAGATCGCCGGGGCCCTCCTGGCCGTATCCCTGACCCGCGACCCGATCTCGGTCTCCGGGGTCATGGTCGCCCAACTGCTGCCCTGGCTGCTGTTCGGCCTGCCCGGCGGAGTGCTGGTGGACCGGCTGGACCGGCGGCGGCTGATGATCGCCGCCTGCGTGGTGCGGGTCGCCGCGCTCGCGCCGCTGGGGCTCGCCGTGGCGGCGGACCGGGCGTCGCTGCCCCTGCTGTACGGGGTGTTCTTCCTGGTGGGCTGTGCGGGTCTGCTGTTCGACGGGGCGTCCGCCACCGCCGTGCCCGCGCTGGTCGCGCCGGAACGGCTGGAGCAGGCCAACGGGCGGCTGCAGGCCACCAAGGTGGTCTGCGAGCAGCTCGTCTCCCGACCGTTGGGCGGAGGGCTGTTCGTGCTCGCCGCCTGGGCACCGTTCGTCGTCGACGCCGGCGCCCTCTTGTCGGTCATCGCGCTGGTGCTGACGCTGCCGGCCCTCGACCGGACGTCCGATACGGCGGCACGGCCGGTGGGCCTGCGGACGGCCATCGCGGACGGGGCCCGGTGGCTGCGCGACCATCGGCTGCTGCGCACCGTCACGCTGACCGTGGGGCTGTCCAACGTGGGCCTGGGCTCGGTGTTCTCGGTCATGGTCCTGGTGGCGCACGAACGGCTCGGCCTCGGTGCGGTCGGCTATGGGCTGCTGCTGGCCACGGCGGCCGTGGGGGGTGTCGCCGGTGGGATGCTGACCGGCCGGATCGTGGCGGCGCTCGGTCCCGGCACCACGCTGCGCCTCGGGTTGCTGCTCGAGATGGCCGCCTACGCGGGGTTGGCGTCGACTCGTGACGTGCTGGTGGCGGTGTTGATCCTGCTGCCGTTCACCGCTCATCTGGCGGTGTTCTCCGCCGTCGGGGCCTCGCTGCGGCAGACGCTCGTGCCGGCGGATCTGCTCGGCCGGGTCCATGCCGCCTACCGGCTCGTGGGCACGGCCGGCATGTTCCTCGGCGCGGTGCTCGGTGGTCTGTTGGCCGAGCGGTTCGGGTTGGCCGCGCCGTTCTGGCTGGGGCTGGGCTGCGCGGCCGTGTTCACCACCGGAGCGTGGCGGAGGCTGAACGACCGGGACATTCGCGCCGCCCGGGAGGGTGTGGGCGGCTAG
- a CDS encoding DNA-3-methyladenine glycosylase I — MSGPVMGLDGLARCPWGLSAPDYIAYHDEEWGRPVTDDQGLYERLCLEAFQSGLSWITILRKREGFRSAFAGFDAAEVAGYGPDDVARLLADPAIVRNRAKIEATIANARAFLDLPDGLAALVWRHADHDAPAPVTVADVPASTPGSTALSKELKKNGFKFVGPTTAYALMQACGLVDDHLTGCHRRGAYDALRP, encoded by the coding sequence TTGAGCGGTCCCGTCATGGGCCTCGACGGCCTCGCCCGCTGCCCCTGGGGGTTGTCGGCGCCCGACTACATCGCCTACCACGACGAGGAGTGGGGCCGCCCGGTCACCGACGACCAGGGCCTCTACGAGCGCCTGTGCCTGGAGGCGTTCCAGTCGGGCCTGTCGTGGATCACCATCCTGCGCAAGCGGGAGGGCTTCCGCTCGGCCTTCGCGGGGTTCGACGCCGCCGAGGTCGCCGGCTACGGCCCCGACGACGTCGCCCGCCTGCTCGCCGACCCCGCCATCGTCCGCAACCGGGCCAAGATCGAGGCGACGATCGCCAACGCGCGCGCCTTCCTCGACCTGCCCGACGGCCTCGCCGCACTGGTCTGGCGCCACGCCGACCACGACGCTCCCGCCCCCGTGACCGTCGCGGACGTGCCCGCCTCGACCCCGGGCTCCACGGCGCTGTCCAAGGAGCTGAAGAAGAACGGCTTCAAGTTCGTCGGCCCCACCACGGCATACGCCCTGATGCAGGCGTGCGGCCTCGTCGACGACCACCTCACCGGCTGCCACCGCCGAGGCGCGTACGACGCCCTCCGCCCCTAG
- a CDS encoding SRPBCC family protein: MSQVAVSADVSSHAPADRVFAVLTDWPRHAEWMPFTRAEGGHGVGATLEGRTGVGPVGFLDTMVITEWLPGRRVAVRHTGRVVRGEAWFETGPLPGGGSTVVWAERLDLPLGPLGRAGWVVVGPLTRWFMRLGLRRLVRLAGG; encoded by the coding sequence ATGAGCCAGGTGGCCGTCAGCGCGGACGTCTCCTCCCACGCCCCGGCCGACCGCGTCTTCGCGGTGCTGACCGACTGGCCCCGGCACGCGGAGTGGATGCCGTTCACCCGCGCCGAGGGCGGCCACGGGGTGGGCGCCACCCTCGAGGGCCGGACGGGTGTCGGCCCTGTCGGCTTCCTCGACACCATGGTGATCACCGAGTGGCTGCCGGGTCGTCGGGTGGCCGTCCGGCACACCGGACGGGTGGTGCGCGGCGAGGCGTGGTTCGAGACCGGCCCGCTGCCCGGCGGCGGCAGCACCGTGGTGTGGGCCGAACGCCTCGACCTGCCGCTGGGCCCGCTGGGCCGGGCCGGCTGGGTGGTGGTCGGGCCGCTCACCCGGTGGTTCATGAGACTGGGCCTGCGCCGGCTGGTCCGGCTGGCCGGAGGGTGA